One window of the Zea mays cultivar B73 chromosome 3, Zm-B73-REFERENCE-NAM-5.0, whole genome shotgun sequence genome contains the following:
- the LOC100191382 gene encoding vacuolar protein sorting-associated protein 32 homolog 1 isoform X1, with the protein MSMFNRIFGKPKEQANSSALATLDKLNETLDMLEKKEKVLDKKAAAELERAKEFSKAKNKRAAIQSLKRKKLYEQQIEQLGNFQLRIHDQMIMLEAAKATTETVDALRTGAAAMKAMQKATNIDDVDKTMDEINEQTENMKQIQDALSTPLGASADFDEDELEAELEELEGAELESQLLEPVAALPVHPVHVPGNKQPARPAPQKATAEDDELAALQAEMAL; encoded by the exons ATGTCCATGTTCAACAGGATCTTCGGGAAGCCCAAGGAGCAGGCCAACTCCAGTGCCTTGGCCACACTCGACAAGTTAAATGAG ACTCTTGATATGCTGGAGAAGAAAGAGAAGGTGCTGGACAAAAAAGCAGCCGCTGAGCTTGAGAGAGCCAAGGAGTTCTCCAAAGCTAAGAATAAAAGAG CGGCTATCCAATCCTTGAAGAGGAAAAAACTTTATGAACAACAAATTGAGCAACTCGGAAATTTTCAGTTGAGAATTCATGATCAG ATGATCATGTTAGAAGCAGCTAAAGCTACAACAGAGACTGTTGATGCGTTGAGAACTGGAGCTGCAGCTATGAAAGCAATGCAAAAAGCAAC AAACATTGATGATGTCGACAAGACCATGGATGAAATTAATGAACAGACTGAAAATATGAAACAAATTCAAGATGCTTTGTCAACTCCTCTTGGAGCTTCTGCTGATTTTGACGAG GATGAACTGGAAGCGGAACTTGAAGAACTGGAAGGAGCAGAGTTGGAATCTCAGCTTCTGGAGCCTGTTGCAGCTCTTCCTGTGCATCCAGTGCATGTCCCAGGCAACAAGCAACCAGCTCGCCCTGCTCCACAGAAAGCTACAGCTGAAGATGATGAGCTTGCTGCACTGCAAGCTGAAATGGCACTGTGA
- the LOC103651611 gene encoding uncharacterized protein, with the protein MAKALSDLLAEETRLNYLSSTGSNTHNVLAAAQKPKSVFKPCDHYGKTNHRSELCFVKFPEKLTDFRARRAARGPGPSTRGSVAVAATLSACTSESARILDSGASFHVTSDQSKLASTTPVTDGASVQTADGEVIGTSRRRRAAPRLYILDSLRLPSLATSPVGIIFVTVALLQLQNVMGFPVLVPSLLNHHLIKRLLVYLSGSLL; encoded by the exons ATGGCTAAGGCGTTGTCTGATTTACTTGCTGAAGAGACTCGTCTTAATTATCTGTCTTCTACTGGCAGTAATACTCACAATGTGTTGGCTGCTGCCCAGAAACCTAAGAGTGTTTTTAAGCCTTGTGATCATTATGGCAAGACCAATCATCGATCTGAGCTTTGCTTTGTCAAGTTCCCTGAGAAGTTGACTGATTTCCGTGCACGACGTGCTGCTCGTGGTCCAGGACCATCTACTAGAGGCTCAGTTGCTGTTGCTGCCACTTTGTCCGCTTGTACTTCAGAGTCGGCCCGAATACTTGATTCAGGAGCCTCCTTTCATGTCACATCTGATCAGTCAAAGTTGGCTTCTACTACACCTGTCACAGATGGTGCTTCAGTGCAAACAGCTGATG GGGAAGTGATTGGGACTAGCCGTCGCCGTAGAGCTGCTCCTCGCCTCTACATCTTGGACTCTTTGCGGCTTCCTTCCTTGGCTACATCTCCAGT GGGTATCATCTTCGTGACCGTGGCACTATTGCAGCTCCAGAACGTTATGGGTTTTCCCGTGCTGGTGCCGTCATTGCTGAACCATCATCTTATAAAGAGGCTTCTGGTATACCTGAGTGGCAGCTTGCTATGA